From the Primulina tabacum isolate GXHZ01 chromosome 15, ASM2559414v2, whole genome shotgun sequence genome, one window contains:
- the LOC142527593 gene encoding UDP-glucuronate 4-epimerase 3-like, which produces MKHIDSAPSTPGKLKSSYNKVRLHSSVAKLTLWSFVFVGLIFLFFFRSSSSSSSATIFSDLSRRSLRTGSYYGGPEFEKRVRASAKIRTKNGISVLVTGAAGFVGTHVSSALKRRGDGVLGLDNFNGYYDISLKRARQALLERSGVYVVEGDINDVSLLNKLFDTVPFTHVMHLAAQAGVRYAMENPSSYVRSNVAGLVSVLEVCKNANPQPAIVWASSSSVYGLNTKVPFSESDRTDRPASLYAATKKAGEEIVHIYNHIYGLSITGLRFFTVYGPWGRPDMAYFFFTKDILKGKSIPVFEGADHGTVARDFTYIDDIVRGCLAALDTSGKSTGSGGKKKGPAQLRVYNLGNTSPVPVSDLVSILERLLKVKAKRLVMKLPRNGDVQFTHANISLAQKELGYKPVTDLQTGLKKFVRWYLSYYVDGKKSAQ; this is translated from the coding sequence ATGAAGCACATTGACAGTGCCCCTTCCACACCAGGAAAGTTGAAGTCTTCGTATAACAAAGTGAGGCTTCATTCTTCTGTAGCCAAGCTCACATTATGGTCTTTCGTGTTTGTAGGATTGATCTTTTTATTCTTCTTTAGATCAtcctcttcttcatcatcagccACTATATTCTCAGATCTCTCAAGAAGATCCCTTAGAACAGGTTCTTATTATGGAGGCCCCGAATTCGAAAAAAGGGTCAGGGCCTCGGCTAAAATCAGGACCAAAAACGGGATTTCGGTGTTAGTTACAGGGGCTGCAGGCTTTGTGGGCACTCATGTCTCCTCCGCCCTTAAGCGGCGGGGCGACGGTGTTTTGGGGTTAGATAATTTCAATGGTTATTATGATATATCGCTTAAAAGGGCTAGACAAGCTCTTTTGGAGCGTTCCGGGGTGTACGTTGTGGAGGGTGATATTAATGATGTATCTTTGTTGAATAAGCTTTTTGACACTGTCCCTTTTACTCATGTCATGCATTTAGCCGCTCAGGCCGGTGTTAGATATGCCATGGAGAATCCTAGCTCATATGTGCGTAGCAATGTTGCCGGCCTGGTTAGCGTTCTTGAGGTTTGCAAGAATGCCAACCCTCAGCCGGCAATCGTGTGGGCTTCAAGTAGTTCTGTATATGGATTGAATACTAAGGTCCCATTTTCTGAGAGTGATAGAACTGACCGACCTGCGAGTCTGTATGCAGCGACTAAGAAGGCCGGTGAAGAGATTGTGCATATTTACAATCACATATATGGGCTGTCAATTACCGGATTGAGATTCTTTACGGTTTATGGACCATGGGGTAGGCCAGATATGGCTtacttctttttcacaaaagatattttaaaggGGAAGTCCATTCCAGTATTCGAGGGTGCTGATCATGGCACAGTAGCGAGGGATTTTACATACATCGATGACATTGTTAGGGGTTGTTTGGCTGCTTTAGATACTTCGGGGAAGAGCACTGGCAGCGGCGGTAAGAAGAAAGGGCCGGCTCAACTACGGGTGTACAATTTGGGTAACACGTCTCCCGTGCCAGTTTCTGATCTTGTGAGTATTTTGGAGAGATTGCTTAAAGTTAAGGCGAAGAGGTTGGTTATGAAGTTACCAAGGAATGGTGACGTGCAATTTACACATGCCAACATAAGCTTGGCCCAAAAAGAGCTTGGATATAAGCCCGTAACAGATTTGCAGACAGGGTTGAAGAAATTTGTTCGATGGTACCTCAGCTATTACGTTGATGGGAAGAAGAGTGCTCAGTAA
- the LOC142527521 gene encoding uncharacterized protein LOC142527521: MQRRRQVRNNFSRPSSPFDDFGFPGGFPSIFGGRDPFDDPFFTHSFGTSFGPSMFSTPTTGNVQHRSRLSGPVIEELDVVDDDESVLEQNGYGHDSSTHAAHVNRNPIVEHPEDQVNDHEKSNGKHVSQKIGRRDKLETQPRTQSVSFQRVTYGGINGEYSTAMTTRRIGNDGVTVEEIKQADRTTGLATHRISRGINNKGHSITRTLDSDGKVEKIQTLHNLNQDELAGFEQAWKDDAERNLHGSNDGFDFLGGTGTSGNQHGPKATWGGFLDPFKGHYESNGEQSFDHNFQVQSSRARPKKVFTINIE, encoded by the exons ATGCAGAGGCGACGACAAGTCAGAAACAATTTCAGTAGACCAAGTAGCCCCTttgatgattttggttttcCTGGGGGCTTTCCTAGCATATTTGGGGGAAGAGATCCTTTTGATGATCCATTCTTCACTCATTCATTCGGTACCTCGTTTGGTCCTAGCATGTTTAGTACCCCTACTACTGGCAATGTGCAGCATAGAAGCAGACTAAGTGGACCAGTAATTGAGGAGCTCGATGTTGTTGATGATGATGAAAGTGTGTTAGAACAAAATGGTTATGGTCATGATAGTAGTACTCATGCTGCTCATGTGAATAGGAACCCGATTGTTGAGCATCCAGAGGATCAAGTCAATG ACCATGAAAAAAGCAACGGCAAACACGTCTCACAAAAGATCGGTCGTCGTGACAAACTAGAAACTCAACCCCGCACTCAGAGTGTCAGCTTCCAGAGGGTGACTTATGGTGGTATAAATGGAGAGTATAGCACCGCAATGACCACCCGTAGGATAGGAAATGATGGA GTAACAGTGGAAGAGATCAAACAAGCTGATCGAACAACTGGTCTTGCCACACATAGGATTTCAAGGGGAATTAATAACAAG GGGCATTCAATCACACGGACACTTGATTCAGATGGTAAGGTGGAGAAGATACAGACACTGCACAACTTAAATCAAG ACGAGCTTGCTGGCTTTGAACAAGCATGGAAAGACGATGCTGAGAGGAATTTGCATGGTAGTAATGATGGATTTGATTTCCTTGGGGGTACAG GGACTAGTGGTAACCAGCATGGTCCGAAGGCGACTTGGGGAGGATTTCTTGATCCATTCAAAGGGCATTATGAAAGCAACGGTGAACAAAGTTTTGATCACAACTTCCAAGTCCAGTCTTCTAGGGCGAGGCCCAAAAAAGTTTTCACCATTAATATTGAATAA